The sequence below is a genomic window from bacterium 336/3.
TACCAAAGCTTCATCAGAAAGTTGAATGTGTGAAGCTTTTAACCCATTCTCTTCTCTTTGTTTTTTAACTAAATGTTCTTTGGCTATCTGAAGTTTTTCTTGAGTTGTATAACCACTAATTTCAATAATTTCCATTCTATCCCTTAATGCAGGATGAATAGTATCAAGAGTATTGGCTGTAGCAATAAACAAAACTTTAGATAGATCATATTCTACTTCTAAATAGTTATCTAAAAATGTGCTATTTTGTTCTGGATCAAGAACTTCTAATAATGCAGAAGCAGGATCACCTTTATAATCAGCTCCAATTTTATCAATTTCATCTAAGATAATGACTGGATTAGATGTACCAGCTTTTTTAATATTACTGATAAACTTTCCTGGCATAGCTCCAATATACGTTTTTCTATGTCCTCTGATTTCAGCTTCATCATGCAATCCACCTAAAGACATTCTTACATACTTTCTGCCCAAAGCTTTTGCAATAGAACGCCCCAACGAGGTTTTCCCTACACCTGGAGGTCCATATAAACATAAAATAGGACCTTTGATATCTTGGCGTAGTTTAAGAACAGCCAAGTATTCTAAAATGCGTTCTTTTACTTTTTCTAGACCATAATGGTCAGCATCTAATATTTTTTGAGCATTTTGTAAATTTAGATTATCTTCAGAGTATTCGCTCCAAGGTAAATCTAAAAGCAATTCGATATAATTAAGAGCTATGCCATATTCTGGAGAAGCTGGATTAGAACGTTGTAATCGAATTAACTCTCTATCAAAATGTTTGGATACTACTTCGCTCCATTTTTTAGCTTTAGCTTTGGCTTTTAGTTCATCAATACGAATCCCCCCTACTTCATCACCCAATTCATCTTGTAAAACCTTGAGTTGTTGACGTAAAAAGTAATCACGTTGTTGTTGCTCCATATCGTTATGAGCTTTACTTTGTATCTCAAATTTAAGCTCCAACATTTGTACCTCTCGAAGCATAAGTTCCAAAAGCTTTGTAGAACGTTGTATGCCATTATCTATTTCTAAAATATCTTGTTTTTCTCCTACTTCTGCATTTAAGTTAGAAGCCAAAAAATGAGTTAGGAAGCTTATAGCTTCAATATTATCCAAAGCAATTTGAGCTTCTTGTGGAATTTCTGGGTTCAAACGTAAAATTTTAAGAGCAGCATCTTTTAAAGAAGACTTAAGAGCTTTTACCTCTTTTGTATTTTTTTCAGGAAAATTTTCCTGTAAAGGTTTTATTTTTGCAGTGATATAGGGCTCTTCTTTTAAAAACTCTTCTACTTGAAATCTCGAACGCCCTTGTATAATGATAGTTGCATTACCATCAGGCATGGTAATCATTTTCAAAATTTGGGCAATAGTGCCTACATTGTACAGATTAGAGGTTGCAGGCTCTTCTTCTTGGGAGTTTTGTTGTGCAATTACTCCTAAAATTCTATTTCCTTTATAAACTTTCTTTACCAAACGCATTGCTTTTTTACGGCTTACAGTTACAGGTACAACTACCCCTGGAAAAAGAACAGTATTACGCAAAGGTAAAATACCCAATTGTTCTGGAAGTTTTTCTCCATTGCCGTTCACCTTTTCATCAAAAAGTGGAAAAATATCAACACCTCCATTTGTATCAGTATCAGCAAGCAAAAAAGGTGTATAATTTTTGTGAGAACTCATATATCTTTTATAAAAAAATTACGTATAACAGGAAAATAATAAAAACTGTCTTTTTGTCAGTGTCAGCTTCAAGTCTATAACAGAGTATATTTTCAAAGAAAATAATGAAATGAATTTTCTTGAAGCAGGTTCTATGTTTGTTCAAGTGTTGTGCCAAATTTGAAAACTGTAAAAAAGGCAGTATTATGGGATTTTTGTGTAAGATTTTGGCTAAAAATAAATTTTTTGTACCTTTACAAATTATAATCTTCTAATCATACGAATGCTATCTATGAGAGCTTATCTGATTATATTTCTTGTTTTAACAATGTATGAGTACTCTTTTGGGCAAATAGATAAAGTTAAATCCCAAGGTGTTATTCAAGCAAAAGACCCAATTGTAGCTCGTAATAAAGAGAGTGTTTTCCAATTTAATAATATCAATAATACTAAATACTACTTCAATGAATCTGAGTTAAAAACAATTGATAAATATATTAAAAACAGAGATTGGAAAAAAGCTTATCCACTACTTTATAATTATGTGATGAATTTTGGTGTTGAAAATTTCTATAAAGATGCTGAAAGAATGTGGCAGTTAGCCAAAATGATAGAATTATTAGATGATTTCGAGATTTCAAAAAGTTTGTATAGAACCATTTTAAAACATCATAGAGGCTCTGAAGTAAAAGCCATTGAACTTCATTACGATTCCCTGACTGTCAATCAAAGAGATTATTATGTGCCTTTAGAATATTATTATGAATTGGTAGAATATAGAAAACTTGTTGATACTCTTATACCACCCAAAGGAGTATTGTTAGAAATGGATTATGCCATCAATTCTAAAAAAGCAGACTATGCTCCTACTATCAATATTACAGATAGTATGATGATTTTTAGCTCTAAAAGAAAATATAAAAATGTCATGGCTATTAAAAAAGATACCAAAGCCAATGAAGATATATTTTATTCTAAAAAAGAAAATGGATATTGGAGTGATGCAAAGGAGTTCAAAGGGTTAAATACTATGTATAATGAAGGTTCTGCTCATATTACGAAAGATGGTAGGACAATTTATTTTTCAAGATGTGACTCTCCCAATGATGGTTATGGTAATTGTGATTTGTATGTAGCTCACATGCAGAAAGATAGTTCGTGGATAGTTAAAAATTTAGGTCCTAATATTAATAGTGTCGCTTGGGATTCGCATCCTTCTCTTTCAAAAAGTGAAGATACTTTGTTTTTTGCATCAGATAGATTAGGTGGATTTGGACTTTCAGATATTTATTATACCTACAAACAAAAAGATGGAGTTTGGGCAAAACCTAAAAATATGGGACCCACTATCAATACTCGTCAAAGTGAAGTAAGCCCTTATATGCATCCCAAATACGATTTATTGTATTTTAGCTCAAATGGCCACTTGGTGAATTTAGGAGGTTTCGATATTTACAAGTCTTATAAATTTTTATACAGATGGCAAGAACCTGTAAATTTGGGTCCACTAGTCAATAGTGCTGATGATGAATATTACTTTGCTATTGATAGCAAAGCTAAAGATTTGTATTATGCAAAAGCCTCTGAAGATGACCCAGAGAACCTGAATTTATATTCCTTTCCTGTACCTATGGAAGCACAACCCACAGCCACCGTAGTTTTTAAGGGAAGAGTAGTCGATGCTGAAACTGGTAACCCTTTTCAAGGAATTGTGTCTATTATAGATTTAGATAATGGTATAGAGGTAGCTCCCAAATATCTTCGTCCAGATGGTTCATATGAATTTGACCTTATCAAAAATAATAATTACCTAGTTATTATTACAGGAGATGATTTTTTCAGGATAGAAAAAAAGTTTTTCTTGAAAGAAGATACACAATTGGACATCAAAGCTGAATCTATTAAATTTCATAAATGGAAATTTGCTTCCTTAGAGTTTGATGGAGGAAGTGCAAAAATTCAAACAAATATGGAGGCAGATCTTATGAAAGTGGTTTACTTCATGGCTGACCATCCTAATATCAGAATTAAAATTAGTGGACATACAGATTCAGATGGTAATGAAGATGCTAATCTTAAACTTTCACAATCTCGTGCTGATGCAATAAAAGAATTTATTATTCTAAGAGGGAAAATTTCTCCTAGCAGAATAGATGCTATAGGTTATGGAAATACAAAGCCTATTGTGCCAGAAGTTTCTCCAGAAGACAAAAAACTTAACAGAAGAGTGGAGTTTGAAATTTTGATAAAGAAATAAAACTCATTTGTTTTTTTAGATAGATTTCTTATGTTTGTGCATCTTCATTAAAACCTAAAATTTGAAAATTATGGATTTTCCTAATGAATTAAAATACTCTAAAGACCACGAATGGCTACGTTTGGATGGTGATTTTGCATATATTGGTATTAGTGATTTCGCTCAGAAAGAATTAGGTGATATTGTGTATGTGGATATCACAACAGTAGGACAAACCATTGCCTCCAATGAAGTTTTTGGAACAGTAGAAGCTGTAAAAACAGTTTCAGATTTATTTATGCCAATAACTGGCGAAATAGTTGAATTTAACGATAAGCTTTCTGGAAGTCCAGAATTGGTAAATTCAGACCCTTATGGTGATGGTTGGATGGTAAAAGTAAGAGTAATAGATGTTGCAGAAGCTACTACGCTGATGGATTCAGATGCTTATAAAACACTGATTGGGGTATAAAAAACTCATATATAAAACGAAAAGGGCATTCAATTGAATAGCCCTCTAGTTTTTACTCAGGCTTAAAGGTTGGCATAGGAATATTGGCTGTTCGCTCTGCCTCTTTTTTTCGTATTTCTGCATCTATCTGCTCTTTTGTTTTTTTCCCTGTTCCATTACATTTTGTACAAGGTAGCCTGCCAGTTCCTTCACACTTAGCACATAAACCAGAACCTCTACATACCCTGCATTTCCCATCTGTACAATCTGGACAACCTTCTAATCCTACATTTTTCATCATGGTTCCTGCACAATGCACACATTTTTTATAACCCTTACAAGTGGAGCAATGCCCTTGATAACAATGTAAGTCATCACAAGCCCTATCATGTTTGTAGCCTTTGCATCGTGTACAAGTACTATCTATTTGAATAGGGGGTGGAACGTATTCTTTTTTTACCTTAGGAACACTATCATACCTAATTACAGGTTTAGCAACAGCAACTCTTTCATTTTTCTTAACTTTGTTTTTAACAGAATCGTACCTGATAATAGTTTTATAGGCAACTCTTTCATCTTTTTTCTTTTTATTCTTTACTGTATCATATTTAATAATTGGTTGAAATTTTACCCTTTCGTCCTTTTTATCTTTATTGAGCTTGGTTTGATTCTGAGTTGTCTTGTTTTGTTGATTTTTAACTTGTCCCCATAGCATATTCCAGCTAACTGTAAGCATCAACAAACACAATAAAAATCTCGCTTTCATAATCTTATGATTCTGTTA
It includes:
- a CDS encoding Lon protease → MSSHKNYTPFLLADTDTNGGVDIFPLFDEKVNGNGEKLPEQLGILPLRNTVLFPGVVVPVTVSRKKAMRLVKKVYKGNRILGVIAQQNSQEEEPATSNLYNVGTIAQILKMITMPDGNATIIIQGRSRFQVEEFLKEEPYITAKIKPLQENFPEKNTKEVKALKSSLKDAALKILRLNPEIPQEAQIALDNIEAISFLTHFLASNLNAEVGEKQDILEIDNGIQRSTKLLELMLREVQMLELKFEIQSKAHNDMEQQQRDYFLRQQLKVLQDELGDEVGGIRIDELKAKAKAKKWSEVVSKHFDRELIRLQRSNPASPEYGIALNYIELLLDLPWSEYSEDNLNLQNAQKILDADHYGLEKVKERILEYLAVLKLRQDIKGPILCLYGPPGVGKTSLGRSIAKALGRKYVRMSLGGLHDEAEIRGHRKTYIGAMPGKFISNIKKAGTSNPVIILDEIDKIGADYKGDPASALLEVLDPEQNSTFLDNYLEVEYDLSKVLFIATANTLDTIHPALRDRMEIIEISGYTTQEKLQIAKEHLVKKQREENGLKASHIQLSDEALVKIIEDYTRESGVRNLERKIGNVVRKIAKSVALEEKYEKKITPEIVEKLLGTPIFDKELYQSDDVAGIVTGLAWTAVGGEILFVESSLSRGKGKLTISGQLGDVMKESASAALSYLKAHAENLKIDYRVFEHFDLHVHVPAGAVPKDGPSAGITLLTSLTSVYTQRKVKDKIAMTGEITLRGKVLPVGGIREKILAAIRAGIKEVILSEKNQKDILDIPEHYLKGLKIHYVNTAQEVLKIALLPKKVAEPMDLSVIIEK
- a CDS encoding glycine cleavage system protein H, yielding MDFPNELKYSKDHEWLRLDGDFAYIGISDFAQKELGDIVYVDITTVGQTIASNEVFGTVEAVKTVSDLFMPITGEIVEFNDKLSGSPELVNSDPYGDGWMVKVRVIDVAEATTLMDSDAYKTLIGV